The DNA region TCAAGAAGCACCTAAGCccatgcttaaatccatccctatacAGGAAAGCACTAAAGCATGTactgaatttaagcatgtgcctaagtgcaTTTAACTCAATGCATAAGAGCTTTCTCAAATAGGGATGTCTTCCTGACTCAGAGCCCAACTGtttaaagaaatatatttcttaCGCAAATTTTAGAATTTGAAAAGCATTATAATTCACCAAATTATTTAAACGTGAAACTATACATAAGCAGTTCAGCCAGTAGATTGGCTCAGATCCTTTGAGAACGGGGCATTCCTTTCGCATAGCAGAAAGCAGAGCCTTTCTACTATGGGACAAGTTGATTTTAAAAGAGAACCAACATCGACCCATCAGCTTCACTTTCTTAAATTCCATATAATTTTTCTCTGGAGTGGAACCACAAACTTCACCAAAAAAATTATTACATTTATTCCATCAACAGAGGTAAAAAGACTAGCTACAACATTTGTATGTTACTGAAAACTGACCCATGAGCTGAGAGATATGAAATAAACAGAATCTAGTTATTCGTAGTAATAGGACAATCAATTTCCAATTCTTTAGGGACTACATACAACttaagccttggctacactcatgctttacagcactgcaattaGGGTgcgaaaaaacaccccccgagcgctgcaagatacagcgctgtaaagcgtcagtgtaatcagggcagcagcgctgggagccgcgctcccagtgctgcacgctacacccgtaagggatgtggtttacatgcagcgctgggagagctctctcccagcgctgccgctctgactacactcacacttcaaagcgctgccggggcagcgctttgaaattccaaatgtagccatagccttagatTTGGAACGGAGAAGTGAAATTTGAATCTGAAGTCAAGCAACCTGACAAGTTGGACAAGCTCTCAGACAGTAATCGAGACTCAAATCCCTCTTTAATGGGTCCCACCACAGAAATTCAGAACCATTCAGTGCATGCAATTGGGAATAGATGATGGAAATTTTCAAGACTGATGCAATAACATAAGATACGCTTTATAATTCTTAAAATAGGCAGGTAAATACTCTTGGGCAAGTAACTACTCGACTTTCTCAATTGCCTTATTTACATcaacttgaaaaacaaaacagaaaaacccaGCTCTCTTACATAACCCTACATTTTTTCTTACATACAAATGTGAAGTACAGCAATACTGCCTTTGTCTTCAACTAAACAACTTCTTAAATCAAACAGGCATGACCGTGACATTGACATGGAATGTCTAAAGAGCTTTATGGAGCTGTTCTGGACTTTTCTTGCCAATTTTGTCAGTCAAGTTTATTTTTGCAATGGGACATGACCATCTGCTTTCCATACATTTGTCCTTCAATAGAAGCATGCTTGTAACTCATGCTATTCCCAGGATTTAAGGACTTCTCACAACCCATGCACTTTGCAAATTTCTTAATTAGGCAGAAAGCTTAACTTCCAAAATAATCAGCCTCAAAACTCAAAGGGGTCTAAGATCTGAATTAACCAAAATTACAGTTGCCTGGCCAAACCACTCTTGAGCTACGATATGACAAACCATCCAACTCCCAGGCATCAGAAATAACTAATCTAATTCAGCTCAAATGTGCCTGATAAATGTCTCCACTTATCACAAATAACTAGTTCCAAGCCACTGCCTAATCATCCCTCCATTCAATTTTGCCCCTCCTCCACAACTCTTCATCCCAATCAGTACAATTTAAGACATCTTCATGACAGTAACGGCTCCCCGCTAATTTCATGAGCCACCATCCAAGCCCAAATACCCTTTCCTCTCGATCATTTGACAAACCCTTAATAACTCTCAAAACCCAACCTTCCAGCCCTGCTCATTTCAGGGCCTCTCATCCCACTTCAGGCAGAAGTCTCTGTATAGTCCCCAGGCAAGCAGCAGTTCAATGGCTCCTCACCTGAGCACCAGGCCAGGATGCAGCACCTACTCCAGCATTGATACAAGATGGGCAGTCCCAACAGGATCCAGGAACTCCAGTGTTTAGGGAGAGGGGCAGTTTAGGGGGCAACAACCAGGGCACAGGATAAGAGGCAGCTTATCACAAGGAATTGAGGCAGAGGTGTGGACTCTTCCACAATGAAGAAGCTGCCTCAGGGTATACAACACCCCCAGTATAGCCATACAGCATTCGTCCATTCTTGGTTACTAATGATCCACTCAATCCTAGGTAACAGATAATCTTCCGAGCCTCGCTGTGTGTGTACACGCGCTCCCCTCAGCTTTCAAAACCTTCCTCCCTCTCATGTTCCCATGAGCACATGTAAATCCTCACTTTACCAGTATGCATATTGGCTTCAATGTGATATTAATATATATGTGTTTGTGCGTGAATCCTCTCTAATCCCTGCTTCTGGTGTTTAGGAGACTGCTTAGTGAAAATTTAGCTAGTGTTTAGATCTAAAATAAAGAGATATTTACTGAAGCATTAATTGAATGCTGTAAAAATGCATTCCCTGGACATTTATAAGGCTTTAAATTTCAACTGCTTAGACAACACAAGTGCTCATTTGCTAAAGATGCTAAGGGCAGTTTGAGAAATGTCAGCCAACGCCATTCAATTTGAGAAGCGTGAAACAAGCAGCGTAGTTTGACTTGGGTCAATAATGGCATGCAAAATGTTAACgtgacagagagaaagaaagaagaacaaTCCCAGCTGTCAGGCATAAGGACAGTGTAAAGGAAAGGAAAGGTCATTCATATGCTGTAATTCCATTCCAGCATTCCAGTAGAATCTTGCCCTGCTAAATACTCAAACATAAAGGTCTTTGCTTTAACTGTATATGAATTCTTATAGCCTCCTGGGTGATGTTTGGATTCATTTGTCATCATGCATTCCccccagaaagaaagaaaactccaAATTTAAAACCACATACCCTGGGCAGCTGGCAAGAGGAAACATTTTGAAGCAAGCATTCCACTAAATGTATTTACTAGACATATGGATGTCTCCTGTATGACTTATTGTGTTGTAATACAGCTTGAATTCACAAAAATGTGTTTAGATCTGGGATTTTTGGTTCTGGCCAATCACTGATGAACAGGTCACAATGTTATCTTAGTGCAATAGgtattaacacacacaaaaaaaatccagataaAGTGTAGGCTTATAGTAGATTCAAATCATGTATCAGTCACAAGTGAAAATAAATTGTTTGGTCTCATCCTCACcctgtttgcttattttgcagTGGATTTGTTACTTGCATAATCTCCATTCAAGAAAAGCCTCATGCCTGTAACACTAGCGGGGGATGGGGTTTGGCTGATCTGGATTAAGGATCACTGGAATGATTGGGGCGAGGGGGTTGCAGGTAGGGAGACGACACATACCTGCCTGCACAATATATGCTCAGGCTAATGCCAGCAATATCTCACTTTTGTAAGGAATAAATTCACTCACAAATTTTAAAATCACTTGAAGCAGAAAAGAAAATCTTTGTAGCTCTGTGGTCATCAGATGTAATTTCTACTCAAAAATCAActatttaacaacaacaacaaaactactactccccaacacacacacactcacacacccctTTTGAAAACGTGCCACAGCCCATACTTAAAAACTTTGTCTTGAGGAACACAGCCAAATGTTAGTTTtggttacactagtgtaaatacAGAATAATTCCACTGAGTTACTCACTGTGCTGTTGATTTTAAGGTGAAGGACTAGAGAAACCATAATTCACTTGATGTATTCATCTATTCCTGCTAATATTTTATTCATACCAACCTTCATTAATAAAGATGAAACTTTAGACTCACGATTGCTCCCTATTTACAAAACTACTATGCTTCTTTCCATATCATCTAAGCATGATCAATCACTTAATACACAATTTTCTAAAAAAATTGCACATACCAAAATTGCATATTTTGAATTTGTAAAATTCACTGAACAAACTTTCACAAAGTGAACCCTATTTCTGTCGCCCAGCAAAGCACAAGctaaaaatggaagctgagacctttaaaataaaagaagctGTACTCTCCAGTAAACAATCAAATAATACACCTTCATAAAGGCTGTCCAAAAATTCAGGTGCATAAATAACTTCAGGCAAGATTTAGTATAAATTATGTTTGCTCAACTAGTACTTAtgccataaaaaaataaaagtttgtctTCCTTTTTCAAGAACTGAGTAGTGATCAAAAGAGATTAAGAACCTACCCAGGAGCTGATCATTTTGGCATGAAATTGGTGCAGAACTGGGATATTATGTGAGTTTAAATGTTTTTCCTGGGAATAATTTCTCTAACACATTTTTCTAAGTCATAGCCATAGATAGCTGTCTCCTTTCTGAATGCCAGGTTTTGGACTGAGGACTATAAAATGGAATAGACCACACTGCATTTTAAAGCCTGAGTATTAACCTACTTGAGAAATGGTCTAACACTGTACATTGCAATATACTACAGCTCATTTCTACACTCATCAGTATAAAGCTATGTGATCTAACATGATATGAAGGTTGCAAAATTTCAATGCGAGTTGCACTGCCTAAAACAAAGAAGAAACTTCCcccataaaattatatttttgaatAGGCATTAACCCACAAAAAATCTTGAGGTTTTATTTATTGCACTCACACAAAAACTGTAAAACAGGCAAATATCAGAATCAGAAATTAGGTCAGCCATGCATTTCAGCAGGCTCTGAATAGTACAAGAAACTCACACTAACCAAACAATGTACTATGTTAAGTAATACAGTATGGTGTTCTAGTCAGATGATGCCTACATCATTAATACCAGATTAAACCCCATGTTTGCCTGTTATGAAATGTGTTATGCAGTGTAGCATTTTAACCTAATTTCTGGTTTATCCTTCCAACTACACTCATCTGTGTGGGGAAGGAAAACCACCACCTTTTATGAGAGACATTATTTGAAAAGATCAAGAGAACCTGCTTTGTCAAGAGCTTCAGTTAGGCATTTTATGTTCATTCCAatgttaatattattagtacTGTACTCACAGGGCCTTCTACTCCACTGTCCTGCATCTTGTCTAGCCATTTACACTTGTGCTCAGTGAGTGCAAAATCGGTGTCAAGCACCgccattctgatctggtagcatttcACGCCCACACACCCCCTCACGTGCTGTGAGGGTAGATGATTACAAGGGGCGAGGCAGTAGAGCAGTATGTCCTCTAACTGTATTCTAGCATGGAGTCTTATGAAGGCAGAAATATTAGCAGGCTACAGCTCCATACATGCTAACACATAACATGGATGTAAATACAGTTTTCCTTACAAGACGATGATACAGATTAACAATTTTAATACCGCATGCGTTTGGAATAAATATTCCTTCCTATTACATCCCACGTTCACTGATGTCCAGGTGCATAATGTTTATAATAAGCGTTTGTAAACCAGGTTCTCTGCATATTGCATATGGTTCTGCATGTGCTTTTCTTAGTGGATAAAAGGAGGTAACAAATGTGTCACCTCTGGGGTATTTTCTTTGTTATGCCCTCACAAATGACAGTAGATAAAAGCAGGCACAGTGCACCAGGAGTTTTATCTTCACGCGTAACCTTACATATATAATTTAACAATCAGGCATATATATGCCATTTTTTAGAGAACAGACATaaagcagaggagagagagagaagagagaatctAGCACTAAGGAAGTTATGTGCTCTGTATTTTATTTTCGAATGAGAATGATGTTCATAATGAACCAATTTTTCCTCAGTTGCACTGGTGCAACACTACTGACTTCTTTTATGTGCCTAACTCAGTTGGAACAAGGTTCTCCAGTGTTATTACATAGGGTTGAATCATCTCAAATTAACTATTAGAAAGCATATTAGTAATAGATTAGAGGTCATTGTTCACTGTGCTTACAGCTATGTAATTGTTCATTCTTCGTACTAGCAATACAAATCAGGCAAACCAATAGTTTTTTTCTACCACAAGTCCCACTCtgacccttaaaaaaaaattaaacaaatccaGACTTtcagccagattctgatacccttactcatgctgaataCCTTACTCCGCAAGAAGTCCCACAAAAGCTGATGAACTGTCTTAAGTGAGGTGTTAGCATAAGTAGCCTAATCTGGGCCTTTATGAGCAATCAATTGCAGTCATGTGAGCTTTGTAATGTCAACATGCAGTAAAAAATATATCATTTCCTTTTGGAAGTTTCACACTTGGCCCTAAGAGTAGCAAGCTTTATATCATTGAAAGAAGGCACAGGGCCTGATTATGATCTCACACAGGTTTTACACCAGTATGACTCCAGGGGGTTaggagaggcagcatggtctagtggatcAAGCACTAGTCTTAGACTCAAGagccctgggttctgttcctagtcCTGCtcctgaccttgggcaagtccctttccCATCATTGGTCTGTCTTATCTATGTAGAACATGAACCCTTTGAGATGAGATATTTGAACAATGCTTGGCACAATGAGACCTCAATTTCTGTTCTGTCATCTAGGCATCCATGGAGTTACTGTCAGTAATGACACAGCTGCAACTATGACTGAACATGGAGGAAAGGCTGGTCCCATATTCTAAAAATCAATTTGCTATCTAGTCATTGACAGAAGCACATCCAGCACTTCTATGACCCATCTCTTCACTAATCCCCAGGGAGACCAGAGCCTTGAGAAGCCTGTCTGACAGACCAGAGGTGAAACAGCATGTCCAGTGTTTACACTTCAAAGCCATACTTCATGACAGGGCTTTGGCTGCACTTTTAGGTAGCCCTATTTGTTCACTTTATTGCTCCTCTGCTTGGATCTTGCTTTAACAAAATACTTGGAAAGGACACTTCACTATAGGTGGAAACAAAATGAAAGTATATGACAAAACACACATCAGATATGAAACACAAATCGCttgtaaaatgtttccttttaaaaactattATGCAACTTTCTAACTTATTTTAATGAATgtgcaatttaaaatatttaaaaagccttactaactaaatgaattttttttacagttcCCTTTCAcctcccattaaaaaaaatatgtatggACTGGCATTGGACTATCTTTACTGAGTCTTACACCGATTCTCATGTTTAATTCTACTTATACATATAGCATTTTGATTTTAATCTACTGCATTTAAAAACAGAGTGATCATATCATATACTTTTACAGTATTACCAGCTAAGTAGATGTCTTTAGTCTCATAACATGATAAAAATCATTAGAAGTTACAGTCCATATGATCAGTGAGGATGGTGACACATGCAGTCTCTCTCAGTGCAGTTACCATCAGATGCTCATTATGATTTTCTCTGTACTCTGCTAAGAGGTctcacattttgccttttaggACTGCCTTTAGACTGTAAAACAGCTGTCCAGTGTTAAGCGTTCTGTAGTAATTGGTCAATGTTGCAGTGCATCATCTCACTCGAGCCTGTCATCACCACCACCTTCCCAACCCCATAATTATCCCATCAGAGTATTCTGGGAGCAGACCCTTTTCAGCCACAGGAAATCACAGTGAAACGCTTGGAAATGCAAGACATATTGTGGAGAACAATACCAAGGAGAAAGACCAAGACGCACGCCACCAAGATCACAgtgcaaacacctgaccaagtGGAGCTTTTCACAACACCCCTCCTGTCTTGCTCCTCCTCTCCGACTTCCTGCGGGATCTCTCCTTGCAGGGGCTGCTGCTCGGTTGGGATTGTCACAGTGACAGACTTTTGCTGACTACCTGGCAGGAGGCGACAGCCAATGTCTCCTGGCAACAGCGCTCTCTCCTTGGAGATGGGCAAGGGCAACATGTAGCACCCATTGCTAGGAAGTTTAATGAAGACTGGGGTGTGCTCTGAAGTATGGGGAATTGCAATCACAGCAATCACCTCTGGGTCATCAGGCAGCTGGGATACAGAAAATCCCGGTGGCAGTTTAGTGATACCTCGGCACCAGGGACATCTCAGGTCCTTCTGGCTTGTCCTCATCTGCTGAAGGCAAACAGAACAACAGGTATGCTTACAGTCCAGCAACTTGGGCCTCCGTCGGGGGCTGTAATAATTGAAACAAATTTGACATTCCAGCAGAGAGTCCTGGGACAGTGTCTCCATTGTAGCCCTAATGGAGAAAACACCGAGTATCTTACAGAGTCTTGCCGTATAGTCCAAAATCTGAAGCCTGGTGTAGTTCCTCTCTTTCCACGACTTCCTTTTATCTCATCAGTGAAGGACAGAGGTTAGGAAGTTTGTAGACAAGCATCTGACTTTAATCTTTTGGTATCTGAGCAAAACAGAAAATTCAAATGAACCAGGTTAATTGGGAAGACCAAACaaaatgcagagagaaaaaaaaccaggATTTTAAAATGCAGGAGAATAGAATCTGCACTTCTTAAAATGATTAATAACTAGTGTCCTTTTTTAGAGCCAAATTTTCAGGTCAGTCTTTACTAGGCTTCCATTTCTGTAGCTACATGTAACCACCAACACAATTTTGCAATGGCAGTTATGCCCATAAAAATGGAGGCTAGAGTCTGAAACCCTGGCCCTTAGCCCATTTTTCACTTAACACATTTTTAGAATTTCCCAAATATTTCTGAACCTTAATAATTTCCAATTAAGCCTTTAAACCCTTAAGGATTTTTAGCTATTTCCATCCATTACTAAGTCTGTACATGAGATAAGTAAtgcaaatgcttaaaaataataagtttttctaggcacctaagttATGCCAGTAAAACATATGCATGAATAAGCAAACAACTAACTACACTGGTGTGACCCTAAAAACCCTCAATGCCAACTGACAAAGGGAACATTGTTCTGTTAGAGTAACTCTTGACAGGCCTGagaaactcactacacctaacacttTGCTTTAACAGCACTTACCAATAAAGGGTCAAGTGAGGTTTCTAATAAAAGCTTATGTCATATTGATACTCATAATCACTGTGAGATGTACTTACAgatgatatttaaggagttgtgtgtgtatgtactgaaaatatgttttagAGACTGTGTCCCAAGCTGGGTAGGCAAACAGGTTTTTGCCAGACAAAGAGATGTATCTCCCCCTCGGTAGATTACGCATTGTAAGCCAACACAGCGAGAGCCCCATTTTGCATACAACCTGAAGCCAGCACACCAGGGAATGAACCAGAGGAGAATCATCCTGACTCTGTGAGCAACACAATGAATTCGGGAGTattggcaggggtggggaaggagaaagacaTTTTGTTATCCTTCattgaggaagaaaaaaaggaCAGTGCTTTCTGCATTCATTGCAGAAATGGGGGATCCCAGCCAGGTCGGCTGAAGAAGCTGGGGAACTGCTTTGGGTGAGAAAGTACTTTAGACAGAGATAtagttaagtttaggctctaaGAAACAtgttatacttttgttttatatgtaatcatTTGTGTTTCCATCAttgtccttattcactttctcttaaATTTTagtctttgataataaacttatgattgttttcactataaacacaCCTCAGTGCTGTGATGTTATATTGGCGCTGATATTCATTCAGTTGAATCAAACAAGCTGGTGCATGCACTATTTCTCTGGGGACAACTTAGATGgtcatttctgtgagtgtccagtgacaggGTCTGGACTCTACAGGGGAAGACTTCAAAAGGGATTGGTCTGCACCTCTTATTAACTTTGCAAGGCAAAGCAAGAGCTGAAAGAGCCCTCAGGAGATTGTTTGGGTGGCTAATAGACTGGCGGTGTCAGGCAGTAGTGTAGCTAGGGGGGGAAGCGGGGCAGTGGCCACTCCCCCACTGAGCCTTGTCAATTTCTTGGCACCTTTTTACTCACCTGGGgagcaatcaaaaaaaaaaaaaagcaccacctGCTGTGGCGCTTTTATTTTACTCACCCGccggcgctccaggtcttcggcggcacttcggcagcaggaccttcactcgcttcgcaggtcttcagtggcatttcggtggtgggtccctcagtgccactgaagacacccagagcgagtgaagggcccaccaccaaagtgccgctgaagacccggagtaccgccaggtgagtaaaaggaCTGCAGTACTGCTGGGTGCGTAAAAGTGCCGCAGCGGGTGGCACCTTTTTGATcactccccctgttccctccatCTGGCTATGCCACTGGTGTCAGGGAGTGGACACCTAGTTAAGCACGAGCAAATCTTCCTCTCATTGAGGCAGGGGAATAACAAGGTGACTCTGACTCCTGGCACCCCAAGAAAGCATCCCAACTGAGAAATGCATATTTGTGTGCAAATAAAAAGGAACTACCAGCTTTTCAGTAACATTAACTCTTTGCATAGCTACAAGAATACtttgtgggcag from Gopherus evgoodei ecotype Sinaloan lineage chromosome 2, rGopEvg1_v1.p, whole genome shotgun sequence includes:
- the RNF152 gene encoding E3 ubiquitin-protein ligase RNF152, with product METLSQDSLLECQICFNYYSPRRRPKLLDCKHTCCSVCLQQMRTSQKDLRCPWCRGITKLPPGFSVSQLPDDPEVIAVIAIPHTSEHTPVFIKLPSNGCYMLPLPISKERALLPGDIGCRLLPGSQQKSVTVTIPTEQQPLQGEIPQEVGEEEQDRRGVVKSSTWSGVCTVILVACVLVFLLGIVLHNMSCISKRFTVISCG